From the Robbsia betulipollinis genome, the window CGCACCGATGCGCACCGGCGGCGCCAGCGCATGACGCTCGGCGGCGCGGGCGATATCGTTGATCTCGCCTTCGCGCAACGTACCGTAGACGAAAACATACATAGCGGATGACGCAGGCGAATCGGACGGGGACATGAAAGGGCAACCTTGAGCGGCGTGTCGAAGGGAAACATTCTTCGCCGCAGACGCGGCAATGAACAATAATGCGATTGCGCGCGCCTGGCAATTTCCGGGGCGACCGCGCGAGGGTCCGGCTCTTGCGTATCTGTACCCGGAAGGACGGTCCGCGCAGCACCCGGTTCGCGAACCACCGCCCGCTTCGGAGGAATACCTGGATGCATGCCCACATCACCGTACGCTGCGACCCGTGGGGGCAATTGCCCACTGGCGAGGCGGTCGAACGCTATACGCTGACAGCGCCGAACGGCGTCGAGGTTGCGATCAGCACCCTGGGCGCGACCCTGCTGCACTGGCTCGCGCCGGATCGCGAAGGTCGACTCGCCAATATCCTGCTCGGTTTCGAAACGCCTGCCGACTATCTCGCGAGCGACACGCACATGGGCGGGCTGATCGGCCGCTGGGGCAACCGCATCGCGGATGCGCGTTTCACCCTCGACACACGGGTGTATGAACTGGAGGCGAACGACGGCGTCAACTCCCTGCACGGCGGCGTACGCGGCTTCGACCGGGCCGTATGGCGGGCCGAACGTCTCGACGATGGCGTGCGCATGCACCACGTGTCACCGGATGGCGATGCCGGTTTTCCGGGGCGTCTGACGGTTCGGGTGGACTTTCGTCTCGACGTCACGGGTGCGCTGCGTCTCGACTATCACGCGCAATGCGATGCGCCCACACCGATCAATCTCACCAGTCATCCGTATTTCAACCTGGCCGCCACCGGCACGGCGCTTGACCACGTCGTCAGGATCGCGGCCGACCGCATCCTGGCGACCGATGCCACCGGCATCCCCGTCGCGCTGCGCGACGTCATGGACACCGCCTTCGATTTCCGTCGCGGCGCGAACGTGCGGGCGCAGCTGGAGATCAACGATGCGGCCACGCGCGCGATCCACGGCATCGATCACTGCTTCGTGCTGGGCGCGGCCACCGACCGGTACG encodes:
- a CDS encoding aldose epimerase family protein, giving the protein MHAHITVRCDPWGQLPTGEAVERYTLTAPNGVEVAISTLGATLLHWLAPDREGRLANILLGFETPADYLASDTHMGGLIGRWGNRIADARFTLDTRVYELEANDGVNSLHGGVRGFDRAVWRAERLDDGVRMHHVSPDGDAGFPGRLTVRVDFRLDVTGALRLDYHAQCDAPTPINLTSHPYFNLAATGTALDHVVRIAADRILATDATGIPVALRDVMDTAFDFRRGANVRAQLEINDAATRAIHGIDHCFVLGAATDRYVPLREVASAFEPVSGRELTVSTTERGLQFYTASNLEGVDGKGGLRHRAFDAICFEAQAWPNQINGMPDGAGVDTRGGSAASDSSRAAEAVTLRPGDTYRQTTVYRTSVR